One region of Coleofasciculus sp. FACHB-T130 genomic DNA includes:
- a CDS encoding CmpA/NrtA family ABC transporter substrate-binding protein, with translation MSEFSKLSRRKFILTAGASAMGSLLLKGCLGNPPEFSNRTQAQTTPAANISPEQAPETNKVKLGYIPIVEAAPFIIAQEKGFFAKYGMTGVELSKQASWGSMRDNTEIGSAGGGVDGGQYQMPMPHLITEGLITKGNQKIPMYVLAQLITHGNGIAIASKHQGKGLGLKMDKATAFFDGLKSAKTPFSAAYTFAQVNQDFWIRYWLAGNGIDPDTEVKLIPVPSAQTVANMKTGTMDAFSTGDPWPYRIVKDKIGFISALTAEIWKCHPEEYFAMKAEWVDKNPKATKALLKGLMEAQQWLDNFDNRKEAAEILGERNYFNLPSEILAEPFQGKYDMGDGRVIDDKSMASLYWKDEKGSVSYPYKSHDLWFITESVRWGFLPESALANAKALIDKVNREDIWREAAKEAGIAAADIPTSTSRGVEEFFDGVKFDPENPTAYLQQLKIKKVKA, from the coding sequence ATGAGCGAATTTTCTAAACTTTCACGCCGCAAATTTATCCTAACTGCTGGAGCATCCGCAATGGGGTCTTTATTGCTCAAAGGCTGTTTAGGAAATCCCCCGGAATTCAGCAACAGAACGCAAGCACAGACAACGCCTGCCGCTAACATTAGCCCAGAACAAGCACCGGAAACTAATAAAGTAAAACTAGGATATATCCCAATTGTAGAAGCAGCTCCTTTTATTATTGCTCAAGAAAAAGGCTTCTTTGCCAAGTATGGCATGACTGGAGTTGAGCTTTCCAAGCAAGCTTCCTGGGGTTCAATGCGGGATAACACCGAAATAGGTTCAGCGGGTGGCGGCGTTGATGGTGGTCAATATCAGATGCCAATGCCGCATCTCATTACTGAAGGCTTAATCACCAAAGGTAATCAGAAAATTCCCATGTACGTGCTGGCTCAGTTGATTACTCATGGAAATGGAATTGCGATTGCTAGCAAGCATCAAGGAAAGGGCCTTGGGCTAAAAATGGACAAGGCCACGGCATTTTTTGATGGACTCAAATCTGCAAAAACTCCTTTCAGCGCCGCCTATACTTTTGCACAAGTTAATCAGGATTTCTGGATTCGCTACTGGTTAGCAGGAAACGGCATCGATCCAGATACGGAAGTTAAATTAATTCCCGTACCATCTGCTCAAACTGTTGCCAATATGAAAACGGGAACGATGGATGCTTTCAGTACAGGCGACCCCTGGCCTTATCGAATTGTTAAAGATAAGATTGGCTTCATTTCAGCATTGACAGCGGAAATTTGGAAGTGCCACCCAGAAGAATACTTTGCTATGAAAGCAGAGTGGGTTGACAAGAATCCCAAAGCTACCAAAGCACTTTTGAAAGGTCTGATGGAAGCGCAGCAGTGGTTAGATAATTTTGACAACCGGAAAGAAGCCGCTGAAATCCTTGGCGAACGAAATTATTTTAATCTTCCATCCGAAATTTTAGCCGAACCATTTCAGGGGAAATATGACATGGGCGATGGTCGTGTCATTGATGATAAATCAATGGCATCTCTTTACTGGAAAGATGAAAAAGGAAGTGTTTCTTATCCTTATAAGAGCCACGATCTTTGGTTTATCACAGAAAGCGTCCGCTGGGGATTTTTGCCTGAATCTGCATTGGCAAATGCTAAAGCCCTTATTGATAAAGTCAATCGGGAAGACATTTGGCGAGAAGCTGCCAAAGAAGCTGGAATTGCTGCTGCGGACATTCCTACAAGTACGTCTCGTGGCGTTGAAGAATTTTTTGATGGTGTCAAGTTTGACCCAGAGAATCCCACAGCTTACCTGCAACAACTGAAAATCAAAAAGGTGAAAGCTTAG
- the ntrB gene encoding nitrate ABC transporter permease has product MTTLQRRPATASQNAWLSRLNKQFPDLIPPFIAIAIFLLLWQLFSWTPGATLPGPIQVVKDTWILIFWPFYDRGGTDKGLFWQILASLQRVAISYSLAAVIGIALGILIGTNKMMSKALDPLFQLLRTVPPLAWVPISLAALRQNEPAALFVIFITAIWPILINTAVGVKQIPQDYNNVAKVLQLSRKEYFFNILIPAALPYIFTGLRIAIGLAWLAIIAAEIVMSGIVGIGFFIWEAYQNNAVSEVILALIYIGVVGLLLDKAMGWIETRILPEGQK; this is encoded by the coding sequence ATGACAACGCTACAAAGACGCCCTGCAACTGCTTCCCAGAACGCTTGGTTATCCCGCTTGAACAAACAATTTCCCGACCTGATACCGCCATTTATTGCGATCGCTATCTTCCTCCTCTTGTGGCAGCTGTTTTCTTGGACTCCGGGGGCAACCCTTCCAGGGCCAATCCAGGTTGTCAAAGATACTTGGATACTAATTTTCTGGCCTTTTTATGACCGAGGTGGTACGGACAAAGGTTTGTTTTGGCAGATTCTCGCTAGCTTACAACGAGTTGCTATTAGTTACTCCTTAGCAGCGGTTATTGGTATTGCCTTGGGCATCTTGATTGGTACGAATAAAATGATGTCCAAAGCTTTAGATCCCCTCTTCCAGTTATTGCGAACTGTACCGCCTCTAGCTTGGGTACCAATTTCTTTGGCAGCATTGCGCCAAAACGAACCAGCCGCTCTTTTCGTAATTTTTATCACCGCTATTTGGCCTATCTTGATTAATACAGCGGTAGGAGTGAAGCAAATCCCTCAAGATTACAACAACGTTGCCAAAGTTTTGCAGCTTTCACGGAAAGAATACTTCTTCAATATTCTCATTCCTGCTGCTTTACCCTACATTTTCACAGGCTTGAGAATTGCAATCGGTTTGGCTTGGTTGGCAATTATCGCAGCAGAAATTGTGATGTCCGGGATTGTTGGGATTGGCTTCTTTATCTGGGAAGCTTATCAGAATAACGCAGTTAGCGAAGTTATCTTGGCTTTAATCTACATCGGTGTTGTTGGTCTGCTGCTAGATAAAGCGATGGGTTGGATCGAAACGCGGATTTTACCCGAAGGACAGAAGTAG
- a CDS encoding nitrate ABC transporter ATP-binding protein (This model describes the ATP binding subunits of ATP-binding cassette (ABC) transporters for nitrate transport, or for bicarbonate transport, in bacteria and archaea.), protein MSVFVAVDQIDKVFSLTGGGTYVALKGIDLQIKKGEFVSLIGHSGCGKSTLLNMVAGLDLPTEGVVTLEGQRITKPGPDRMVVFQNYSLLPWRTVRENIALAVNSVMKDLPAGERKAIVEQHIDMVGLRHAADKPPAQLSGGMKQRVAIARALAIRPKLLLLDEPFGALDALTRGNLQEQLMKICEENQVTAVMVTHDVDEAVLLSDRIVMLTNGPESKIGQILEVDIPRPRKRMEVVEHPSYYSLRSEMIYFLNQQKRIKKIRARKTTAIARHGLEKVNLDIGFLPLTACAPLAVAKEKGFFTKHGLDEVNLMRETSWRGITDGMTGGYLDAAQMPSGMPLWLTLGGHENRSVPVVTSLTMTRNGNAITLAKHFYEEGVYTLSDFKDYLRRTPDRQHRMGMVHPSSMHNLLLRYWLAAGGIDPDRDVSLKTIPPAQMVVDLQAGTIDGYCVGEPWNLRAAEEEIGFTIATDLEIWLGHPGKVLGVREDWAAAYPNTHIALVKALLEACKYCADMANAQEIREILARREYVSTDLAYIQMGEPNYSACSLEHPMREYAHHQFYGEGGVNRPSRTEQLWIMTQLARWGDTPFPRNWVEILERVCRVGAFSTAARELGLDISYTRGAIQLFDGTPFNADDPISYLNSLAIKQDFSVAEVVIDSRTKTAA, encoded by the coding sequence ATGAGCGTTTTTGTTGCTGTTGACCAAATTGATAAAGTTTTTTCGCTAACCGGAGGTGGCACCTATGTCGCCCTCAAAGGAATAGACCTCCAGATAAAAAAGGGAGAATTTGTCTCTCTAATTGGTCACTCCGGTTGTGGTAAATCCACTTTGTTAAACATGGTGGCAGGCTTAGATTTGCCAACTGAAGGTGTAGTGACGCTGGAAGGGCAACGCATTACTAAACCTGGCCCTGACCGGATGGTAGTATTCCAAAATTATTCGCTATTGCCTTGGCGCACAGTACGGGAAAATATTGCGTTAGCTGTAAACTCGGTGATGAAAGATTTGCCAGCCGGGGAACGCAAAGCAATCGTTGAGCAGCATATCGATATGGTAGGGTTGCGTCATGCTGCCGATAAGCCACCCGCTCAATTATCCGGTGGAATGAAACAAAGGGTAGCGATCGCCCGCGCCCTCGCGATTCGTCCCAAGTTACTCCTATTAGATGAACCGTTTGGTGCATTAGATGCACTGACGCGGGGGAACTTGCAAGAACAGCTGATGAAAATTTGCGAAGAAAACCAAGTCACCGCCGTCATGGTGACTCACGATGTCGATGAGGCGGTACTGTTATCTGACCGAATTGTAATGCTCACCAATGGGCCAGAATCCAAGATTGGTCAAATTCTAGAAGTTGATATTCCCCGACCCCGCAAGCGGATGGAAGTAGTAGAACATCCCAGCTACTACAGCTTGCGAAGTGAGATGATTTACTTCCTCAATCAGCAGAAACGGATTAAGAAAATTCGGGCGAGGAAGACGACAGCGATCGCTCGTCATGGTCTAGAAAAAGTTAATCTCGATATTGGCTTCTTACCGCTAACCGCTTGTGCGCCTCTAGCTGTCGCTAAAGAAAAAGGTTTCTTTACCAAGCATGGACTTGATGAAGTCAACCTGATGCGTGAAACCAGCTGGCGGGGAATCACCGACGGCATGACTGGCGGATATTTAGATGCCGCCCAGATGCCCTCCGGAATGCCTCTCTGGTTAACTCTGGGAGGTCATGAAAACCGCTCCGTTCCGGTCGTCACCTCCCTGACCATGACCCGCAACGGCAACGCCATCACCCTTGCCAAGCACTTCTACGAGGAAGGCGTGTACACCTTATCTGATTTTAAAGATTACCTGCGTCGCACTCCCGATCGTCAGCACCGGATGGGAATGGTGCATCCCAGTTCCATGCACAACCTGTTGCTGCGTTACTGGCTGGCAGCTGGTGGCATTGACCCCGACCGCGACGTATCCCTAAAAACCATTCCTCCCGCCCAAATGGTAGTGGATTTGCAAGCCGGAACGATTGACGGTTACTGCGTCGGGGAACCTTGGAACCTCCGCGCCGCCGAGGAAGAAATTGGCTTTACTATTGCGACAGACTTAGAAATTTGGCTGGGACACCCAGGCAAAGTTCTAGGAGTGCGGGAAGACTGGGCAGCAGCTTATCCGAACACCCACATTGCCTTAGTTAAAGCTCTCTTAGAGGCTTGCAAATACTGTGCAGATATGGCTAATGCCCAAGAAATTCGGGAGATTTTGGCGCGACGGGAGTATGTAAGCACCGATTTGGCTTACATCCAGATGGGAGAACCAAACTACTCTGCCTGTAGCTTAGAGCATCCCATGCGCGAGTATGCCCATCACCAGTTTTACGGTGAAGGTGGAGTCAACCGTCCCAGTCGCACTGAGCAACTTTGGATTATGACACAGCTAGCTCGTTGGGGCGATACTCCTTTCCCCAGAAATTGGGTAGAAATCCTGGAACGAGTCTGTCGAGTTGGTGCGTTCAGTACAGCAGCGCGAGAACTGGGTCTTGACATTAGTTACACTCGCGGCGCAATTCAACTTTTTGACGGCACTCCCTTTAACGCCGATGACCCAATTTCCTACCTCAACAGTCTGGCAATTAAGCAGGACTTTTCAGTTGCGGAAGTTGTCATCGATTCCAGGACAAAGACGGCAGCTTAA
- a CDS encoding nitrate ABC transporter ATP-binding protein (This model describes the ATP binding subunits of ATP-binding cassette (ABC) transporters for nitrate transport, or for bicarbonate transport, in bacteria and archaea.): MQAFNFQTSNSLTQNSTLNTQKSPSSPFLVIENVSKVYPTPKGPYTVLEDVNLTVQQGEFICLIGHSGCGKSTLLNMVSGFNTPSSGEVRVGSKRITQPGPDRMVVFQNYALLPWRTAFENIYLAVNAVYPNKPEAEKRAIVRDHLAMVGLTEAADKKPPQLSGGMKQRVSIARALAIRPQVLILDEPFGALDAITKEELQEELLKIWNDNRATVLMITHDIDEALFLADRLVMMTNGPHAKIGEVMEIPFPRPRDRARIMEDPQYYKLRNHALDFLYNRFAHDE; the protein is encoded by the coding sequence ATGCAAGCTTTTAACTTTCAAACCTCAAATTCTTTAACTCAAAACTCAACACTCAACACTCAAAAATCCCCTAGTTCACCGTTTTTGGTGATTGAGAACGTATCCAAAGTTTATCCAACACCAAAAGGTCCTTACACGGTGCTGGAAGACGTTAACCTTACCGTACAGCAAGGCGAGTTTATCTGCCTCATCGGTCACTCTGGCTGTGGTAAATCGACACTGCTCAACATGGTGTCGGGTTTCAATACGCCCAGCAGCGGCGAGGTGCGGGTTGGCTCTAAGCGCATCACCCAACCGGGACCAGACCGCATGGTAGTATTCCAGAATTACGCTTTGTTGCCTTGGCGGACTGCGTTTGAAAACATTTACCTGGCTGTTAACGCAGTTTATCCTAATAAACCGGAAGCTGAAAAAAGGGCAATAGTGCGAGATCATCTAGCAATGGTAGGACTCACAGAAGCTGCTGACAAAAAGCCACCTCAACTATCAGGCGGGATGAAACAGCGGGTGAGTATTGCTCGTGCTTTGGCGATTCGCCCCCAAGTATTGATTTTGGATGAGCCTTTTGGGGCGTTGGATGCAATTACTAAGGAAGAATTACAGGAAGAACTGCTAAAAATTTGGAACGACAACCGGGCGACGGTGTTGATGATCACTCACGATATTGATGAGGCTCTATTTCTAGCAGATCGATTGGTGATGATGACGAATGGGCCTCACGCTAAAATTGGTGAGGTAATGGAAATACCTTTTCCGCGTCCGCGCGATCGCGCCCGCATTATGGAAGATCCGCAATACTACAAACTCCGGAATCACGCTCTAGATTTTCTCTACAATCGCTTCGCCCACGACGAATAA
- a CDS encoding phosphate-starvation-inducible PsiE family protein translates to MRIGKKLTKQIRAAFRDENFLHQLENIEGIVSKILSIAMILVILLAIWNLGLSLVQTLIGQPDEPFTKTLFKIFGLFLNVLIALEILENITAYLKKHVIQVELVIVTSIIAVARKIIILDLEKTSGVDIIGLGIALLSLSISYWIIRHMNAKQHNE, encoded by the coding sequence ATGCGGATAGGCAAAAAGTTAACAAAACAAATCAGAGCAGCTTTCAGAGATGAAAACTTTTTGCACCAGCTAGAAAATATAGAGGGTATAGTTTCCAAAATTCTTTCAATTGCTATGATATTAGTTATCTTGTTAGCAATTTGGAATCTAGGCTTGTCTTTGGTACAAACGCTGATTGGTCAACCAGATGAGCCTTTTACTAAAACATTATTCAAAATATTTGGATTGTTTTTGAATGTTTTGATTGCTCTTGAAATATTAGAAAATATCACTGCATATCTAAAAAAACACGTTATTCAAGTTGAATTAGTTATTGTTACTTCTATAATCGCTGTTGCCAGAAAAATTATTATTCTAGACTTGGAAAAAACATCAGGGGTTGACATAATTGGGTTGGGAATTGCCCTATTATCTCTTTCAATTAGTTATTGGATTATTCGTCACATGAATGCCAAACAGCATAACGAATAA
- a CDS encoding class I SAM-dependent methyltransferase encodes MEILKKLRVAVIILVMIGGFLLNPADTGLTNTIASDNAIYQERSNHSSEGIGKFYMGREIAKVMGHEGAFWLERPSREAEERPSKVVNALDLKPTDIVVDIGAGTGYMSFRIAPLVSQGKVLAVDVQPEMLDMINFMKKEGNITNVEPILATIKDPNLPTASVDLALMVDAYHEFEYPREVMEALVKALKPGGRVVLVEYRGENPFILIKALHKMTQKQVRKEMAAVGLQWLETKSFLPQQHLMVFQKMEG; translated from the coding sequence ATGGAAATTTTGAAAAAATTACGTGTAGCAGTGATTATTTTGGTAATGATAGGCGGTTTCTTGCTTAATCCTGCTGACACGGGACTAACAAATACAATAGCTTCTGATAACGCGATTTATCAGGAACGAAGCAACCACAGCTCAGAAGGCATTGGCAAGTTTTACATGGGTCGAGAAATTGCTAAAGTAATGGGACATGAGGGAGCATTTTGGCTGGAACGACCGAGTCGAGAAGCTGAAGAGCGACCTTCTAAAGTGGTGAATGCCCTTGACTTGAAACCTACTGATATTGTGGTAGATATCGGAGCTGGGACGGGATACATGAGCTTTCGCATTGCTCCCCTCGTGTCACAAGGGAAGGTGCTGGCGGTGGATGTTCAGCCGGAGATGCTCGACATGATTAATTTTATGAAAAAAGAGGGAAATATTACGAATGTTGAGCCAATTTTAGCCACAATTAAAGACCCAAATCTGCCGACAGCAAGTGTCGATTTGGCGTTAATGGTGGATGCTTATCACGAATTTGAGTATCCCAGAGAAGTGATGGAAGCACTTGTGAAGGCGCTTAAACCAGGTGGACGTGTAGTTTTAGTTGAGTATCGCGGTGAAAATCCGTTTATTCTGATCAAAGCGCTGCACAAAATGACTCAAAAGCAAGTGCGTAAAGAAATGGCAGCAGTGGGTTTGCAATGGTTGGAAACAAAAAGCTTTTTACCTCAGCAGCATTTGATGGTATTTCAAAAGATGGAGGGATAA
- a CDS encoding Tex family protein, whose amino-acid sequence MLNIPQLLAQELSLKPSQVQSALELFAEGSTIPFIARYRKERTGTMDEIQLRNLSERFTYLTELEERKAAILEAIASQGKLTDELKAKIESSVQKTELEDLYLPYKTKRRTRATIAREKGLEPLAEFIKSLNNRTAQPASLEAEATKYISEEKGVKTVEEALKGASDILAEAVSEKAEVRSHLRDYLMNEGVFVSRIKNDHPEGSTKFEMYRNFQASVKNIAPHNLLALLRGETEEVLNLELSFDEEVVLSYLESQEIQTKVPAVRDFYRGMLKDAFNRLMKASLISEVRADRKAYADVESIKTFESNLRELLLSSPAGLKPTLAIDPGFRTGCKVAVLDETGQFLEYQAVFPHQAAEQRLKAASTLKKLIEKYNIQLIAIGNGTAGRETDEFVAEILKTMDLKPIKVMVNESGASIYSASDVAIAEFPDLDITVRGAISIGRRLQDPLAELVKIDPKSIGVGQYQHDVDQKLLKTKLDDTVESCVNYVGVDLNTASKELLTFVSGMTPTVAKNIITYRNKQGAFKNRRELMKVPKLGPKAFEQAAGFLRIRAGENPLDNTAVHPESYGVVQAIAKDLNVPLEQITQVAEKLKSTNLKKYVTDTVGEPTLRDIISELEKPGRDPRAEFKYATFKEGVKEIKDLQIGMELEGIVTNVANFGAFVDIGVHQDGLVHISQLSDRFVDDPKQIVKVGQVVKVRVLEVNEQLKRISLSMKSAGEASGGSSVKKTSDRMQQKSPTLNDLKTKFGRKS is encoded by the coding sequence ATGCTGAACATTCCTCAACTACTAGCACAAGAGCTTTCCCTCAAACCTTCTCAGGTGCAAAGTGCGCTGGAACTTTTCGCCGAGGGGTCAACGATTCCCTTTATTGCTCGTTATCGGAAAGAGCGTACTGGCACAATGGACGAAATCCAGCTTCGCAACCTGTCGGAGCGATTTACCTACCTGACGGAGCTAGAAGAGCGCAAGGCGGCGATTCTGGAAGCGATCGCATCCCAAGGTAAACTGACCGATGAGCTGAAAGCTAAAATCGAATCCTCTGTGCAAAAAACCGAACTAGAGGATCTTTACCTACCCTACAAAACGAAGCGACGGACACGCGCCACCATCGCTAGGGAAAAAGGACTGGAACCCCTGGCAGAGTTCATCAAGTCGCTGAACAATCGCACTGCTCAGCCTGCATCCTTGGAGGCTGAGGCAACAAAGTATATTTCTGAAGAAAAGGGAGTGAAGACGGTGGAGGAAGCGCTTAAAGGTGCTTCTGACATTCTGGCGGAGGCGGTGTCTGAAAAAGCTGAGGTGCGATCGCATCTACGCGACTATTTGATGAACGAAGGGGTATTCGTCTCGCGCATCAAAAACGATCATCCCGAAGGTTCCACCAAATTTGAGATGTACCGAAATTTCCAGGCTTCGGTAAAAAATATTGCGCCGCACAACTTGCTGGCACTGCTGCGAGGCGAGACGGAGGAAGTATTGAACTTAGAACTTTCCTTCGATGAAGAAGTTGTCCTGTCGTATTTGGAGTCGCAGGAAATCCAAACGAAAGTCCCTGCGGTGAGAGACTTTTATCGGGGAATGCTCAAAGATGCCTTCAACCGTTTGATGAAAGCTTCCCTGATTAGCGAAGTGCGTGCTGATAGAAAAGCTTATGCAGATGTCGAGTCGATTAAGACATTTGAAAGTAATTTGCGGGAGTTGCTGCTGTCGAGTCCAGCGGGATTGAAGCCAACGCTGGCAATCGATCCGGGATTTCGGACTGGCTGCAAAGTTGCCGTTCTTGATGAGACGGGGCAATTTTTAGAATACCAGGCTGTCTTTCCCCATCAAGCAGCCGAGCAGCGATTGAAGGCTGCTAGCACTCTCAAGAAATTGATTGAAAAGTACAATATTCAACTGATAGCCATCGGTAATGGCACTGCCGGACGGGAGACGGATGAGTTCGTTGCAGAAATTCTCAAGACGATGGATCTCAAACCGATTAAAGTCATGGTGAATGAGTCGGGAGCATCGATTTATTCTGCGAGTGATGTCGCGATCGCAGAATTCCCCGATCTGGATATTACCGTTCGCGGTGCCATCAGCATCGGTCGTCGCTTGCAAGATCCCTTAGCCGAACTCGTCAAGATTGACCCCAAATCGATTGGCGTCGGACAGTACCAACACGATGTCGATCAAAAATTACTGAAAACGAAGCTAGATGACACGGTAGAAAGTTGCGTGAACTATGTCGGTGTGGATTTGAACACTGCCTCAAAAGAACTTTTGACCTTTGTTTCCGGGATGACACCAACGGTTGCCAAAAATATCATCACCTATCGCAACAAGCAGGGTGCATTCAAAAACCGCCGGGAATTGATGAAAGTGCCAAAATTAGGGCCAAAAGCCTTTGAACAGGCGGCTGGTTTCTTGCGGATTCGCGCTGGCGAAAATCCTTTAGATAATACAGCCGTACATCCTGAGAGTTATGGGGTTGTACAAGCGATCGCTAAAGATTTAAATGTACCGTTGGAGCAAATTACGCAAGTTGCAGAAAAGCTCAAGTCAACCAACTTGAAGAAATACGTCACCGATACCGTCGGCGAACCGACGCTGCGCGATATTATCAGCGAACTAGAAAAGCCGGGAAGAGATCCCCGCGCCGAGTTTAAATATGCCACTTTTAAAGAAGGAGTCAAAGAAATCAAGGATCTCCAAATTGGTATGGAGCTGGAAGGGATTGTGACGAATGTTGCTAACTTTGGCGCGTTTGTCGATATTGGCGTTCACCAAGATGGTTTGGTGCATATTTCGCAACTCTCTGACCGATTTGTAGACGATCCAAAACAAATTGTCAAAGTCGGACAAGTTGTGAAAGTGCGAGTTCTAGAAGTCAACGAGCAGTTGAAACGCATTAGTTTGTCAATGAAATCAGCAGGTGAAGCGAGTGGCGGAAGTAGTGTGAAAAAAACAAGCGATCGCATGCAACAAAAATCACCCACACTGAACGACTTAAAAACAAAGTTTGGTAGAAAATCGTAA